Proteins from a single region of Pseudopedobacter saltans DSM 12145:
- the purE gene encoding 5-(carboxyamino)imidazole ribonucleotide mutase, whose product MYKPLVGIIMGSKSDLPIMKDAADFLKDLGIDYELTVVSAHRTPERMFDYAQNAANRGIKVIIAGAGGAAHLPGMVASLTSLPVIGVPVKSSNSIDGWDSVLSILQMPNGIPVATVALNAAKNAGILAAQIIGTADENVFKKVEAFKNDLKAKIEESAEGLKSEGYPTNF is encoded by the coding sequence ATGTACAAACCTTTAGTAGGTATAATCATGGGTAGCAAATCGGATTTACCGATTATGAAAGATGCTGCAGATTTTTTAAAAGATTTAGGAATTGACTACGAGCTAACAGTAGTTTCGGCGCATCGTACGCCCGAAAGAATGTTTGATTATGCACAAAATGCGGCGAACAGAGGTATAAAAGTGATCATTGCAGGTGCTGGTGGCGCAGCCCATCTTCCTGGAATGGTAGCTTCTTTAACCTCACTGCCTGTAATTGGCGTCCCTGTAAAGTCCAGCAATTCTATAGATGGCTGGGACTCCGTTCTTTCTATATTACAAATGCCAAATGGTATTCCGGTAGCGACAGTAGCTTTAAATGCAGCAAAAAATGCTGGAATTTTGGCCGCTCAAATTATCGGAACTGCAGATGAAAATGTTTTCAAAAAAGTGGAAGCTTTCAAAAATGATCTTAAAGCAAAAATTGAAGAATCTGCAGAAGGATTAAAATCCGAAGGATATCCTACAAATTTCTAA
- a CDS encoding 5-(carboxyamino)imidazole ribonucleotide synthase translates to MKSNITQTRLGILGGGQLGRMLIQESINLNLSVSILDPDKNAPCKNICDYFEVGELSDYETVYNFGKNVDLITIEIEKVNVEALEALEKEGVMVFPQSRIIRLIQDKGLQKQFFKENDIPTADFKLIANREELLKENFDFPFIQKLRKDGYDGKGVVKISQITDYDKAFDAPSIVEKNIDFEKEISVIVARNEKGQIKTFPLVEMDFNAEANLVEYLISPSTYSLEIQQRAEKIAIDIATSLNIVGLLAVEMFLTADGNILVNELAPRPHNSGHQTIEGNKTSQFMQHLRAILNLPLGSTEALGNAIMVNLLGEKGHEGPALYKGLKEVLKKEGVYVHLYGKKLTKPFRKMGHVTIVDNDREKAIEKAKFVKETLKVIA, encoded by the coding sequence ATGAAATCCAACATTACACAAACGCGATTAGGTATTTTAGGAGGTGGACAACTCGGAAGAATGCTTATCCAGGAATCTATCAACCTCAATTTGTCTGTTTCAATTTTAGACCCGGACAAAAATGCTCCCTGTAAAAATATCTGCGATTACTTTGAAGTAGGTGAACTATCTGATTACGAAACAGTATACAATTTCGGTAAAAATGTAGATTTAATTACTATAGAGATCGAAAAAGTAAACGTCGAAGCCTTAGAAGCATTGGAAAAAGAGGGCGTTATGGTATTTCCACAATCCAGAATAATCAGGCTAATCCAGGACAAAGGTTTACAAAAACAGTTTTTTAAAGAAAACGATATACCTACCGCCGATTTTAAACTTATCGCCAACAGAGAAGAATTATTAAAAGAGAATTTCGACTTCCCTTTTATACAAAAACTAAGAAAAGATGGCTATGATGGAAAAGGCGTGGTAAAAATCAGCCAGATTACAGACTATGACAAAGCTTTTGATGCTCCGTCTATAGTAGAAAAAAATATCGATTTCGAAAAAGAAATATCTGTTATTGTAGCCAGAAACGAAAAAGGACAAATTAAAACGTTCCCTTTGGTCGAGATGGATTTTAATGCCGAAGCCAATTTAGTGGAATATCTAATAAGCCCATCAACTTACTCTTTAGAAATCCAACAAAGAGCGGAAAAAATCGCAATAGATATTGCTACCAGCTTGAATATTGTTGGTCTTTTGGCTGTTGAAATGTTCTTAACTGCTGATGGTAATATTCTGGTAAACGAGCTTGCACCAAGACCTCACAACAGTGGACATCAAACTATAGAAGGAAACAAAACTTCTCAATTCATGCAACATCTAAGAGCCATATTAAACCTTCCTCTAGGCTCCACAGAAGCGCTTGGAAATGCTATTATGGTTAATTTATTGGGAGAAAAGGGACATGAAGGCCCCGCTCTTTATAAAGGATTAAAAGAAGTATTGAAAAAAGAAGGTGTATATGTGCATCTATACGGAAAAAAGCTAACCAAGCCTTTCCGTAAAATGGGCCATGTTACTATTGTAGACAACGATAGAGAAAAAGCCATAGAAAAAGCAAAATTTGTAAAAGAAACCTTAAAAGTCATAGCGTAA
- a CDS encoding NADH-quinone oxidoreductase subunit B, translated as MSLEKQLENGGLIVTKLDDLLNWSRLSSLWPLSFGLACCAIEMMGSYSSNFDFDRLGVFPRPSPRQADVIIIAGTVTFKMAERIKRLYEQMPEPKYVISMGSCSNCGGPYWEHGYHVVKGVDRIIPVDVYVQGCPPRPEALIGAIIELQQKIEKESLLTTT; from the coding sequence ATGAGCTTAGAAAAACAACTTGAAAACGGGGGCCTGATTGTCACTAAACTAGACGATTTATTAAACTGGTCCCGACTTTCGTCTTTATGGCCATTAAGTTTTGGTTTAGCTTGCTGTGCTATCGAAATGATGGGTTCATATTCTTCAAATTTTGATTTCGACAGACTAGGTGTGTTTCCCCGTCCCAGCCCTAGACAAGCAGATGTCATTATTATTGCTGGTACGGTGACTTTTAAAATGGCAGAAAGAATCAAACGCCTGTACGAACAAATGCCCGAACCTAAATATGTTATCTCTATGGGTTCCTGCTCGAATTGTGGAGGTCCTTATTGGGAACACGGATACCATGTTGTTAAAGGCGTAGATCGTATTATTCCTGTAGATGTTTATGTGCAAGGATGCCCTCCTCGCCCAGAAGCTCTAATTGGCGCAATTATAGAACTTCAACAAAAAATAGAGAAAGAGTCTCTGTTAACAACAACATAA
- a CDS encoding peroxiredoxin family protein: MMKNILTVLMLFFVLTLEAQEPTPYLPDFEFQKLDSTSFKRTDLDSTKNTLIIFFDATCGHCKDAMIKVNKNYEKLYNTNVVLVSLDVEKSIHMFLTEFGPKFWNNSKVTILHDGKYEFVPLFNPKRYPSLYLYSPKRDLLVYANNDDKMEEIFKLIDTANHNQKKSASK, from the coding sequence ATGATGAAGAATATACTAACAGTTTTAATGCTGTTTTTTGTATTGACACTTGAAGCGCAGGAACCCACTCCTTATTTACCTGATTTCGAGTTCCAAAAACTAGACAGTACCTCATTTAAGCGTACAGATTTAGATTCAACGAAAAACACACTCATCATATTTTTCGATGCTACCTGCGGACATTGCAAGGACGCCATGATAAAGGTAAATAAGAATTACGAGAAACTTTACAATACCAATGTGGTTCTGGTTTCTTTGGATGTAGAGAAATCTATTCACATGTTTTTAACCGAGTTTGGCCCCAAATTCTGGAACAATTCGAAAGTAACTATACTCCATGATGGTAAATATGAATTTGTACCGTTGTTTAACCCTAAAAGATATCCGTCACTTTATTTGTACTCGCCAAAAAGAGATTTACTGGTTTATGCAAATAATGACGATAAAATGGAGGAGATTTTTAAACTGATAGATACTGCTAATCATAATCAGAAAAAATCTGCGTCGAAATAG
- a CDS encoding NADH-quinone oxidoreductase subunit A: MDEYSQITEFGKVLIFLIIGTIFVCATFFANKILSLKKPNPEKNSSYECGEEVYSNSWIQFNSRFYVIALVFLLFDVEMIFIFPWATIFSNNELIALDGRWGWLTFIEMLIFISILLLGLVYVWRKKDLLWIKPENLSPKVDTKIPLDAYAVINEQTYLTKSISHSEVITKNIETVQPELVSEKPKFVPRFKKISS; this comes from the coding sequence ATGGACGAATATTCACAGATAACTGAGTTTGGCAAAGTTCTGATATTCCTGATTATCGGAACTATCTTCGTATGTGCTACCTTTTTCGCAAACAAAATACTTTCTTTAAAAAAACCTAATCCTGAAAAAAACAGTTCTTATGAATGTGGTGAAGAAGTTTATTCCAATTCATGGATTCAGTTTAATAGCCGCTTTTATGTTATTGCTTTAGTTTTCTTGTTATTCGACGTAGAGATGATTTTTATCTTTCCATGGGCGACAATATTTAGCAATAACGAATTAATCGCATTGGATGGAAGATGGGGCTGGCTTACATTTATAGAAATGCTGATTTTTATAAGCATATTGTTGCTGGGGCTGGTTTATGTATGGAGAAAGAAAGACTTACTTTGGATAAAGCCAGAAAATTTAAGTCCTAAGGTTGATACTAAAATTCCTTTGGATGCTTATGCTGTAATTAATGAACAAACATACTTAACGAAGTCAATCTCTCATAGCGAAGTAATAACTAAAAACATCGAAACTGTTCAACCAGAACTCGTTTCTGAAAAGCCAAAATTTGTCCCAAGATTTAAGAAAATTTCATCATGA
- a CDS encoding NADH-quinone oxidoreductase subunit D, producing MYTEALERYRHKISSVSSEEMVLNLGPQHPSTHGVLRLELITDGEVVKEVIPHLGYLHRCFEKHGEALSYNQIIPYTDRLDYLASMNNNHAFVMGVEKMLGIEKDIPKRVEYIRVLVCELNRIASHLIAVGTYGIDIGAFTPFLWCFRDREHIMNMLEWASGARMLYNYIWVGGLFYDLPVGFEERCKEFVDYFRPKLKELNELLTDNQIFISRTANVGVLPLDVAINYGCSGPVLRGSGLKYDLRRVDEYSVYPEIDFDIPYSKGEIGVVGDCWNRYKVRIDEIGESLKIIEQCIEKLTKEYKRTPDFDPRAKLPRKITPKAQDFYMRAENPKGELGFYFIADGKSDKPFRIKSRGPSFNNLSVLPEISKGVLIADLIAIIGSIDIVLGEVDR from the coding sequence ATGTATACAGAGGCTTTAGAAAGATATCGACATAAAATTAGTTCTGTATCGTCAGAGGAAATGGTTCTTAATCTGGGACCACAACACCCCAGTACCCATGGAGTTTTACGTCTGGAACTGATTACCGATGGTGAGGTTGTAAAAGAGGTCATACCTCATTTAGGCTACTTACACCGTTGTTTCGAAAAACATGGTGAAGCTTTAAGTTACAACCAGATTATTCCCTATACAGACAGATTAGATTACCTGGCATCAATGAACAACAATCATGCTTTTGTAATGGGAGTTGAAAAAATGCTTGGAATAGAAAAGGACATTCCTAAAAGGGTAGAGTATATAAGAGTTCTGGTATGTGAATTAAACAGGATAGCCTCGCATTTAATTGCAGTTGGAACTTACGGCATTGATATCGGTGCCTTTACACCCTTTTTATGGTGTTTTAGAGACAGGGAACATATCATGAATATGCTTGAATGGGCATCTGGTGCCAGAATGTTATATAACTACATTTGGGTAGGTGGCTTATTTTATGATTTACCTGTAGGGTTTGAGGAAAGATGTAAAGAATTCGTGGATTACTTCAGACCTAAGCTTAAAGAGCTAAACGAATTACTTACTGATAACCAGATTTTTATTTCGAGAACAGCAAACGTAGGCGTATTACCTTTAGACGTCGCTATTAATTATGGATGTTCCGGTCCGGTCTTAAGAGGTTCCGGCCTGAAATATGATTTAAGACGAGTAGATGAATATTCTGTTTATCCCGAAATTGACTTTGATATTCCTTATTCTAAAGGAGAAATTGGTGTAGTTGGAGATTGCTGGAATAGATATAAAGTCAGAATTGACGAGATTGGCGAGTCGCTAAAGATCATTGAACAATGTATTGAAAAATTAACCAAGGAATATAAAAGAACTCCTGATTTTGATCCAAGAGCAAAATTGCCTAGAAAGATCACGCCTAAAGCTCAGGATTTTTATATGCGAGCAGAAAACCCAAAAGGTGAGCTTGGTTTCTATTTTATAGCAGATGGCAAATCAGACAAGCCATTCAGAATTAAATC
- a CDS encoding NADH-quinone oxidoreductase subunit C produces MTFQEIKQLIVENIGKNVIVGEETTGLQPALIINPDYITEVCLELRDNKNTWFDFLSSLSGVDYGVESGKFGVVYHLSSIIKKHQLVLKVFRENDRNEQNLPVFKSVSSIWRTAEWHERETFDLFGIFFESHPDLRRILLPDDWKGYPLRKDYKNAETYKNIKIDL; encoded by the coding sequence ATGACATTTCAGGAAATTAAGCAGTTAATTGTAGAAAATATAGGCAAAAACGTAATTGTAGGCGAAGAAACTACAGGATTGCAGCCAGCGTTAATTATCAATCCTGATTATATAACGGAAGTCTGCCTGGAACTTAGGGACAACAAAAATACCTGGTTTGATTTTCTATCGAGTTTAAGTGGAGTAGATTATGGCGTGGAATCAGGTAAGTTTGGCGTCGTTTATCATCTATCCTCCATTATCAAAAAGCATCAGCTAGTCTTAAAAGTGTTTAGAGAAAACGATAGAAACGAGCAAAATTTACCGGTATTTAAAAGCGTATCATCTATATGGCGTACTGCCGAATGGCATGAAAGGGAAACTTTTGACTTATTCGGTATCTTCTTCGAAAGTCATCCTGATTTAAGAAGAATTTTATTACCGGATGATTGGAAAGGATATCCTCTGCGCAAAGATTATAAAAACGCTGAAACCTATAAAAACATTAAAATAGACCTTTAA
- a CDS encoding YqgE/AlgH family protein: MLNRILPQIGNILIAEPFMLDDNFKRSVVILVAEDEEGHVGYILNQRSNLLVKDLLVEFTDCNFPVYIGGPVSPDTLHFVHSCPDKIFDGDLIRDGIYWGGDFEMLRTQLSLGNISEEEIRFFLGYSGWDKEQLKRELNENSWIVSDRINPAIVFEHSEIDIWKEAIINLGEKYAHIANFPERPEWN, from the coding sequence ATGTTGAATCGAATATTACCACAAATAGGGAACATTTTAATTGCTGAGCCATTTATGTTAGACGATAACTTTAAACGGTCTGTCGTAATATTGGTAGCAGAAGATGAGGAGGGACATGTTGGGTACATTTTAAATCAGCGGAGCAACTTGCTGGTTAAAGATCTGCTCGTGGAATTTACTGACTGTAATTTCCCAGTTTATATTGGCGGACCTGTTTCGCCGGATACGCTTCATTTTGTGCACAGTTGCCCGGATAAGATTTTTGATGGAGATTTAATTAGAGATGGAATTTATTGGGGCGGGGATTTTGAAATGCTAAGGACACAATTGTCTTTAGGAAATATTAGCGAAGAAGAAATCCGTTTTTTTCTTGGCTACTCTGGCTGGGACAAAGAGCAATTGAAAAGAGAATTGAATGAAAATAGCTGGATTGTTTCTGATAGAATTAATCCAGCTATTGTATTTGAACACTCTGAAATTGATATTTGGAAAGAGGCAATTATAAATTTAGGCGAAAAATACGCACATATAGCCAATTTTCCCGAGAGACCAGAGTGGAATTAG
- a CDS encoding BaiN/RdsA family NAD(P)/FAD-dependent oxidoreductase, whose amino-acid sequence MSKKYDAVVIGGGACGLMCAVQAGYLGKSVLIIEKNDKLGAKILISGGGRCNYTNLYASKENYISENPHFLNSSLSQWTVEDTIAFFEANGIYGQEKTLGQLFPKSNKAKDIIDVFANLCEDLGQDILLNSSAVSVEKNGELFEIIYERNGKDNKITAPKVVMASGGLPIAKMGATDFALKTAVKFGLTLTKTAPALVPLTITGKDQQWFANLSGNSIFSVVSNDKISFEENILFTHWGLSGPAILQISSYWRPGEIININLLPDINIAEAILKERQHNGKKHLSNFLSQYYTKKFVEALESILPIHKNLASLSKEDLLSVENFIHHFKVKPAGDKGYDKAEVMRGGVSTNELSSKTLESKKVKGLYFGGECVDITGWLGGYNFQWAWASGYVIAQNI is encoded by the coding sequence ATGTCAAAAAAGTATGATGCCGTAGTAATTGGAGGAGGCGCTTGTGGATTGATGTGTGCCGTACAAGCGGGATATTTGGGAAAAAGCGTCCTAATTATAGAAAAGAATGATAAGTTAGGTGCGAAAATTCTGATCTCGGGCGGAGGACGGTGTAATTATACTAACCTTTACGCAAGTAAGGAAAACTACATTTCAGAAAATCCACACTTTTTAAATTCCTCACTTTCTCAATGGACCGTGGAAGACACAATAGCCTTTTTTGAAGCCAACGGAATTTATGGACAGGAAAAAACGCTGGGGCAATTGTTCCCTAAATCAAATAAAGCCAAAGATATAATTGATGTTTTTGCAAATTTGTGCGAAGACCTGGGGCAGGATATTTTATTGAATTCCAGTGCGGTGTCCGTTGAGAAGAATGGAGAATTGTTCGAAATTATCTATGAAAGAAATGGGAAGGATAATAAAATTACTGCTCCAAAAGTTGTGATGGCCAGTGGAGGGCTTCCTATTGCCAAGATGGGCGCTACAGATTTTGCATTGAAAACGGCGGTGAAATTTGGGCTGACTTTAACTAAAACAGCGCCGGCATTAGTGCCGCTTACCATTACAGGCAAAGATCAGCAATGGTTTGCCAATCTATCCGGAAATTCCATTTTTTCAGTAGTGAGTAACGATAAAATCTCCTTCGAAGAAAATATTCTTTTTACACACTGGGGACTAAGTGGCCCTGCTATATTACAGATTTCTTCTTATTGGAGGCCTGGTGAAATAATAAATATCAATTTATTGCCTGATATCAATATTGCAGAAGCTATCTTAAAAGAAAGACAGCACAACGGAAAAAAACATTTATCGAATTTCTTAAGCCAATATTATACAAAGAAATTCGTTGAAGCTTTAGAAAGTATATTGCCAATCCATAAAAATTTAGCTTCTTTGTCTAAAGAGGATTTGTTATCGGTTGAAAACTTTATTCATCATTTTAAGGTTAAACCTGCAGGTGATAAAGGTTATGACAAAGCCGAAGTTATGAGAGGCGGTGTTTCAACAAATGAATTATCTTCTAAAACTTTAGAATCTAAAAAAGTTAAAGGATTGTATTTTGGAGGGGAATGTGTTGATATAACAGGATGGTTGGGAGGATATAATTTCCAATGGGCATGGGCCAGTGGATATGTAATTGCACAAAATATTTAA
- the pdxH gene encoding pyridoxamine 5'-phosphate oxidase produces the protein MDEQKINIRDLRQDYKSSSLSENDVKKNPIDQFAIWFNHAIEVQILEPNAMIIATVNENGFPSARVVLLKEFDENGFTFFTNYNSRKGHDIETNPKVSLLFFWVELERQIRIEGIAEKISQEASNDYFHSRPHGSQLGAHASPQSSVIPNRIFLENNLKALEDKYKEGEVPKPEHWGGYKIHPKSVEFWQGRSNRLHDRIRYTLNSDNIWKIERLAP, from the coding sequence ATGGATGAGCAAAAAATAAATATTAGAGATCTTCGTCAGGACTATAAATCATCATCCTTATCCGAAAATGATGTTAAGAAAAACCCTATTGATCAGTTTGCAATCTGGTTTAATCACGCCATCGAAGTTCAGATTTTAGAACCCAATGCAATGATAATTGCTACGGTAAATGAAAATGGTTTTCCCAGTGCAAGAGTTGTCTTGTTAAAAGAATTTGATGAGAATGGCTTTACTTTTTTCACCAATTACAATAGTAGAAAAGGGCATGATATAGAGACGAACCCAAAAGTAAGTCTGTTATTTTTTTGGGTAGAACTCGAACGCCAGATAAGAATTGAAGGAATTGCAGAAAAGATAAGTCAGGAAGCATCTAACGATTATTTCCATTCCAGACCTCATGGCAGTCAACTGGGCGCACATGCTTCTCCGCAGAGTAGTGTTATCCCCAACAGGATCTTTTTGGAAAACAACCTAAAAGCATTGGAAGATAAATACAAAGAAGGTGAAGTTCCTAAACCTGAACATTGGGGCGGATACAAGATACATCCAAAATCTGTGGAATTTTGGCAAGGACGGTCCAACCGTTTACATGACAGAATAAGATACACTTTAAATAGTGACAACATTTGGAAAATTGAAAGATTAGCACCGTAA